Proteins found in one Neurospora crassa OR74A linkage group II, whole genome shotgun sequence genomic segment:
- a CDS encoding 5'-3' exoribonuclease 2: MGIPAAFRWLSTKYPKIISPVIEDQPITMPDGTVIPVDATKPNPNGEEFDNLYLDMNGIVHPCSHPEDRPAPKDEEEMMVEVFKYTDRVVNMVRPRKLLMIAVDGVAPRAKMNQQRSRRFRAAREAMEKEEDKQKFVELLKKQNGKPQEEEPVEVVVKKAFDSNSITPGTPFMDILAASLRYWCSYKLNTDPAWANIKVIISDATVPGEGEHKIMEFVRSQRGSPNHDPNTRHVIYGLDADLIMLGLATHEPHFRVLREDVFAQDSRPRLCKICGQKGHDAMNCKGEAKEKNGEFDEKDAVVPLKPFIWLHVSILREYLAIELDVPGLPFQFNLERAIDDWVFMCFFVGNDFLPHLPALEIRENGIDTLTAIWKDNLPVMGGYLTKDGHADLERVQYIMAGLAKQEDAIFRRRKETEDRREAGFKRRKLADEARQRRAQGSRQIRQAAENSGPPAGFSFHKINEFPGKAPQPSITHDMVVNRQAVDQANVANKSAASVLKDQIKSMMAQGTSTPENGAESTETPAETAAAAPATEEQAAPPAALGKRKAELIEDAVAGPEASSTEVTEISESDAEPTDSVRLWEEGYADRYYEQKFKVDRKDIDFRHKVGRAYAEGLAWVLEYYFQGCPSWEWFYPYHYAPFAADFVDLGKMEIKFEKGRISRPFEQLMSVLPAASRHAIPEVFHSLMLEETSEIRHFYPDDFEIDLNGKKMAWQGVALLPFIDMPRLLAAMETKSHLLSPEDHLRNAPGKDYLLLSDSHPTLYDHITSQFYSKKQGTTKFELDPTKSAGLSGLVEKIDGYVPHGSLVYPLSRNSMPDVDYDRSLMVHYFFPDCSHTHKSMLLRGVQMPTPALTRSDIDILKGKASRSGRSYGGVPLSNKNYSGRNEPINYGPGGGQQGGRGRGGYQGGGGRGGGRGGYGGNGGGYQANGGGYYNGGNNGGGGGGYGGQPRDSYGPPPGWQPPPPPGLAGFGVGPPPPPPGAAYGGAPGGAGYGGYGSSRGGYQDNRYALPPPPPQAYQAQGQQYGQGGSRGGYQGQGNQYRGPPRQDRGYDNRGGYRGGGYRGGGDNRGYR; this comes from the exons ATGGGTATTCCGGCGGCTTTCAGGTGGCTGTCCACCAAGTATCCCAAGATCATCTCGCCCGTCATCGAGGATCAGCCGATTACTATGCCCGATGGCACCGTCATTCCTGTTGACGCGACCAAGCCAAATCCCAATGGCGAGGAGTTTGACAACCTGTATCTCGACATGAACGGCATCGTCCATCCTTGCTCTCACCCCGAGGACCGCCCCGCGCccaaggacgaggaagagatgATGGTCGAGGTTTTCAAGTACACCGATCGCGTCGTCAACATGGTTCGCCCGCGGAAGCTTCTCATGATTGCTGTTG ACGGCGTTGCCCCCAGAGCCAAAATGAACCAGCAACGGTCCAGACGATTTCGCGCTGCCCGGGAAGCcatggaaaaggaggaagacaaGCAAAAGTTCGTCGAGCTGCTCAAGAAACAGAACGGCAAGCCCCAAGAGGAAGAACCCGTAGAGGTCGTCGTCAAGAAGGCTTTCGATTCCAACTCCATCACTCCTGGTACGCCCTTCATGGACATCCTGGCTGCCAGTCTCAGGTATTGGTGTTCCTATAAGCTCAATACCGATCCTGCCTGGGCCAACATCAAGGTCATTATCTCTGACGCCACCGTTCCGGGTGAGGGTGAACATAAGATCATGGAATTCGTCCGCTCCCAGCGTGGTTCCCCCAACCATGACCCCAATACTCGGCATGTCATTTACGGACTCGACGCCGACCTTATCATGCTTGGCTTAGCCACGCACGAGCCCCATTTCCGTGTTCTGCGTGAAGACGTCTTTGCCCAAGACAGCAGGCCGAGACTGTGCAAGATTTGCGGTCAAAAGGGACATGACGCCATGAACTGCAAGGGCGAggcaaaggagaagaatgGCGAGTTCGACGAGAAGGACGCAGTCGTGCCTCTCAAGCCCTTTATCTGGCTCCACGTTTCCATTCTCCGTGAGTACCTTGCCATTGAACTTGACGTTCCTGGCCTTCCCTTCCAGTTCAACTTGGAAAGGGCCATCGACGATTGGGTTTTCATGTGCTTCTTTGTCGGAAACGATTTCTTGCCTCACTTGCCTGCATTGGAGATCAGGGAGAACGGAATTGATACCCTAACGGCCATCTGGAAAGATAACTTGCCCGTAATGGGCGGATATTTGACCAAAGATGGCCATGCGGACCTTGAACGTGTCCAGTACATCATGGCCGGCTTGGCCAAGCAGGAAGATGCCATTTTcaggaggagaaaggaaaccGAAGACCGACGAGAGGCCGGTTTCAAGAGGCGCAAGCTTGCCGATGAGGCCCGACAAAGGAGAGCCCAAGGCAGTAGGCAAATACGTCAGGCGGCTGAGAATAGTGGTCCGCCAGCTGGATTTTCCTTTCACAAGATTAACGAATTTCCGGGCAAGGCTCCGCAACCATCAATCACTCATGACATGGTGGTGAACCGCCAGGCGGTTGACCAGGCCAATGTTGCCAACAAGAGTGCCGCTAGCGTGCTCAAGGATCAGATCAAGAGCATGATGGCGCAAGGAACGAGCACTCCAGAGAACGGTGCTGAGTCCACTGAGACTCCTGCTGAAACTGCTGCGGCCGCCCCGGCCACCGAAGAGCAAGCTGCTCCCCCAGCAGCCCTGGGTAAAAGGAAGGCTGAGCTTATCGAAGATGCTGTCGCTGGTCCCGAGGCCAGCAGTACCGAGGTGACCGAGATCAGCGAGAGTGATGCTGAGCCTACCGATTCGGTCAGGCTGTGGGAAGAGGGCTATGCGGACCGGTACTATGAGCAGAAGTTCAAGGTTGACCGTAAAGACATTGATTTCCGTCACAAGGTTGGCCGTGCGTATGCCGAAGGTCTTGCGTGGGTTCTGGAGTATTATTTCCAGGGCTGCCCCTCATGGGAGTGGTTCTACCCCTACCATTACGCGCCGTTCGCTGCGGACTTTGTTGATCTTGGCAAGATGGAGATCAAGTTTGAGAAGGGCAGAATTTCGCGGCCATTTGAGCAACTGATGAGCGTCCTTCCGGCCGCGTCTCGTCATGCCATCCCTGAGGTGTTCCACTCCTTAATGTTAGAGGAGACCAGTGAGATCCGCCATTTCTACCCCGATGACTTCGAGATTGATCTCAACGGCAAAAAGATGGCTTGGCAGGGTGTCGCCCTCCTTCCCTTCATCGACATGCCTCGTCTATTGGCTGCCATGGAGACCAAAAGTCATCTCTTGAGCCCAGAAGATCACCTCCGGAATGCACCGGGCAAGGATTATCTACTTCTATCTGATTCTCACCCAACACTGTACGATCACATCACGAGCCAGTTCTACTCCAAGAAGCAGGGTACGACCAAGTTCGAGCTGGATCCCACAAAGAGTGCTGGCCTCTCAGGCTTAGTCGAGAAGATTGATGGCTACGTGCCTCACGGCTCGCTGGTCTACCCGTTGAGCAGAAACTCAATGCCCGATGTGGATTACGATCGGTCACTCATGGTTCACTACTTCTTCCCTGATTGCTCTCATACGCACAAGTCGATGCTCCTAAGGGGAGTGCAGATGCCAACACCCGCTTTGACCCGAAGCGATATCGACATCCTGAAGGGCAAGGCATCGCGCTCAGGAAGAAGCTACGGCGGCGTACCGCTGAGCAACAAGAACTACAGTGGAAGGAACGAGCCCATCAATTACGGACCTGGCGGTGGTCAGCAGGGAGGACGCGGCCGCGGCGGTTaccaaggtggtggaggacgcGGTGGAGGTAGGGGAGGATATGGAGGAAACGGCGGCGGCTACCAAGCtaatggtggtggttatTACAACGGTGGTaacaacggcggcggcggtggcggatACGGCGGTCAACCACGGGACTCGTATGGCCCTCCTCCCGGCTGGcagcctcctccgccccctGGACTTGCTGGATTTGGGGTtggacctcctccgcctccgcccgGTGCCGCGTATGGCGGTGCTCCCGGTGGCGCTGGTTACGGCGGTTACGGCAGCAGTCGCGGAGGGTATCAAGACAACAGATACGCActcccgcctcctccgccgcaaGCGTATCAGGCACAGGGGCAGCAGTACGGCCAGGGCGGGAGCCGCGGCGGCTACCAAGGCCAGGGTAACCAATACAGAGGACCACCGCGTCAGGATCGCGGATATGACAACCGCGGAGGTTACCGCGGCGGTGGATATCGTGGCGGCGGTGACAACCGGGGGTATAGGTAA